The Centroberyx gerrardi isolate f3 chromosome 7, fCenGer3.hap1.cur.20231027, whole genome shotgun sequence genome contains a region encoding:
- the adgre5a gene encoding adhesion G protein-coupled receptor E5, translating to MLALHLSLAMVLSYPSCPIGYNIKDQECVDYDECATDEDYPEANPCGENAACLNTEGSFYCKCEDGYISSSQSVTFSAGTPATCKDINECVESGDICGPNAKCHNAIPLYSCICDAGFISSSGAESFRRSENVTCRDIDECQEENPCGQNAACFNTPGSYYCVCNTGFGLRSGKSHFSGNAEQCEDTCVIDKTICGNGTCHRGDNGHYCACHAGFTNYGNKESRCTVLNCDVFKHEDSLEEKLPGVQDVVSQLASSCLELTESESPTELDGEGLLQRLLSMVDGLLSNVAFNDNRKVSAFLDVVENALRLIGPFIKPPGTNRSNTHTDLELWVRRGAVLPQGAVTLSSEHAQLDIQSETAAGEASFYPGFTTVSLLSYKNLEDSTDGFFGGMKPPYNKTFKINSKVVTATVSNRDTSHLKEPVILTFYHLQQTNESNHTCVYWDSTEEGGAWSPRGCSVVESNAEYTVCSCNHLSSFAVLMALYEIEDTFELQLITWVGLSLSLLCLFICILTFSLVRSIQSPRTTIHLHLCISLFIANLVFLAGISRTENRTGCAVVAGLLHYFYLASFCWMCLEGVQLFRMVVLVFNTTFKSLYMMAGGYGVPAVIVAISAIVNAKGYGTKRHCWLNLEGAFIWSFFGPACLIIIVNIFFFLITVWKLAQKFSSLNPDLNNLRKIKAFTITAVAQLCVLGTMWIFGCFQFEGGTAAMSYLFTILSSLQGVLLFVMHCLLSKQVREEYGSFLSSFCAPQKKRYSEFSSSQSSKAQTSKSIQNTGESHI from the exons ATGCTGG CTCTCCACCTGTCCCTGGCCATGGTGCTGTCATACCCATCCTGCCCTATAGGATATAACATCAAGGACCAAGAATGTGttg ATTATGATGAATGTGCTACTGATGAGGACTATCCTGAGGCTAACCCATGTGGGGAGAATGCAGCCTGTTTAAACACGGAGGGCAGCTTCTACTGCAAGTGTGAAGACGGTTACATATCATCATCACAGAGTGTGACTTTTTCAGCCGGCACACCTGCAACATGTAAAG ATATCAATGAGTGTGTGGAATCCGGAGACATCTGTGGACCTAATGCCAAGTGTCACAACGCAATCCCACTCTACTCCTGCATTTGTGATGCCGGCTTCATCTCCAGTAGTGGAGCAGAGAGTTTTCGCAGGAGTGAAAATGTTACATGTAGAG ATATCGATGAATGTCAAGAAGAAAACCCTTGTGGGCAGAATGCTGCGTGCTTCAACACCCCGGGCAGTTACTACTGTGTCTGCAACACCGGCTTTGGATTGAGATCTGGCAAATCTCATTTCTCAGGGAATGCGGAGCAATGTGAAG ACACATGTGTGATTGATAAGACAATCTGCGGAAATGGAACCTGCCACCGCGGAGACAATGGCCATTACTGTGCGTGCCATGCAGGGTTCACTAACTATGGCAACAAGGAGTCCCGCTGTACTG TGTTGAACTGTGATGTATTCAAGCATGAGGACAGTCTGGAAGAG AAACTTCCAGGTGTACAAGACGTTGTGAGCCAGTTGGCGTCCAGCTGTCTGGAGCTTACTGAGAGTGAAAGTCCCACAGAGCTGGATGGAGAGGGCCTTCTACAG AGACTGTTGTCTATGGTAGATGGGCTCTTGTCCAACGTAGCCTTCAATGATAACAGGAAAGTCTCCGCCTTTCTGGACGTGGTGGAGAACGCTCTGAGGCTGATAGGGCCGTTCATCAAGCCCCCCGGGACCAACAGATCCAACACTCACACAG ATTTGGAGCTCTGGGTACGCAGGGGGGCGGTCTTACCCCAGGGAGCCGTGACTTTATCCTCTGAGCATGCCCAGCTGGATATCCAGTCAGAGACAGCCGCTGGAGAGGCCTCCTTCTACCCag GCTTCACAACAGTGTCCCTGCTGAGCTATAAGAACCTGGAAGACTCCACCGATGGCTTCTTCGGTGGGATGAAGCCACCATACAACAAAACCTTCAAGATCAACTCCAAAGTGGTGACTGCGACCGTTAGTAACAGAGACACAAGCCACCTCAAAGAGCCAGTCATATTAACTTTCTACCACCTGCAACAG ACAAACGAAAGCAACCACACCTGTGTATACTGGGATTCCACGGAGGAGGGTGGAGCGTGGTCGCCTCGTGGCTGCAGCGTTGTGGAGTCCAACGCTGAATACACTGTGTGCTCCTGCAACCATCTGAGCAGCTTTGCGGTGCTCATGGCCCTCTATGAGATTGAG GACACGTTTGAGTTGCAGCTGATCACCTGGGTGggcctctccctgtctctacTGTGCCTCTTCATCTGCATCCTCACGTTCTCGCTGGTCCGCTCCATCCAGAGTCCGCGGACCACCATTCACCTGCACCTCTGCATCAGCCTCTTCATCGCCAACCTCGTCTTCCTTGCAGGCATCTCCCGCACAGAGAACCGt ACCGGCTGTGCAGTGGTAGCCGGTCTGCTGCATTATTTCTACCTGGCATCATTCTGCTGGATGTGTCTGGAGGGCGTACAGCTCTTCAGGATGGTAGTGCTGGTCTTCAACACTACCTTCAAAAGCCTCTACATGATGGCAGGCGGCTACGGAGTCCCAGCTGTAATTGTCGCTATCTCTGCCATAGTCAATGCCAAGGGATACGGCACCAAGAGACA TTGCTGGTTGAACTTGGAAGGTGCATTCATCTGGAGTTTCTTCGGTCCTGCCTGTCTCATCATCATT GtaaacattttcttctttctgatCACTGTGTGGAAGTTGGCACAGAAGTTCTCAAGTTTGAACCCCGACCTAAACAACTTGCGGAAAATTAA GGCGTTCACCATCACGGCAGTGGCTCAGCTGTGTGTGCTGGGCACCATGTGGATCTTTGGTTGTTTCCAGTTCGAGGGGGGCACAGCAGCCATGTCGTACCTGTTCACCATCCTCAGCAGTCTGCAGGGGGTCCTGCTCTTTGTCATGCACTGTCTGCTTTCTAAGCAG GTGAGGGAAGAGTATGGAAGCTTCCTGTCCAGTTTCTGTGCACCTCAGAAGAAAAGGTACTCCGAGTTCAGTTCCTCCCAGTCGAGCAAAGCACAG